One Apis cerana isolate GH-2021 linkage group LG15, AcerK_1.0, whole genome shotgun sequence DNA window includes the following coding sequences:
- the LOC107998040 gene encoding transcription initiation factor TFIID subunit 8, with protein MFVFNIMDIQITNTRRKILNHVVCSILVECGYDTCEKQALEVLTEMLQSFIVEVGESARNYCELSGRTEPLIADVIVALINMGIKLDNLESYGKRANRTVLPPLQQQTQSKQLNILQAGVKQSHPSHIPSYLPPFPDPHAYIRTPTHKQPVTEYEAIREKAATQKRDIERALTRFIAKTGETHSLFLTEDNSMFPLISCKPQFPSYLSALLPQDQIFEIDQDFQFEPSPIKKKKEQETEESEEGIKGQNEDIEQNGEITTQQDVIDNPYLRPGKIPKNKIPGVTAPGLHLMKRDSLE; from the exons atgtttgtatTCAACATTATGGACattcaaataacaaatacacgaagaaagatattaaatcatGTAGTTTGTAGTATTTTAGTAGAATGTGGTTACGATACTTGTGAAAAACAAGCATTAGAAGTTCTCACAGAAATGTTACAATCTT ttatcGTTGAAGTTGGAGAATCAGCAAGAAATTATTGTGAACTTTCTGGTAGAACAGAACCACTCATTGCAGACGTTATAGtagcattaataaatatgggtataaaattagataatttggAAAGTTATGGAAAGAGAGCTAATAGAACAGTTTTACCACCACTTCAACAACAAACTCAATCaaagcaattaaatattttgcaagcTGGAGTGAAACAAAGCCACCCATCTCATATACCAAGTTATTTACCACCTTTTCCTGATCCACATGCATATATTAGAACTCCG acACATAAGCAACCAGTCACGGAATATGAAGCAATAAGAGAAAAAGCAGCAACACAAAAACGTGATATCGAAAGAGCTTTAACTAGATTTATTGCAAAAACTGGAGAAACTCATAGTCTGTTTTTAACAGAAGATAATAGTATGTTTCCAT TAATATCATGTAAACCACAATTTCCTAGTTATCTTTCTGCATTGCTTCCACAAGATCAAATATTTGAGATTGATcaagattttcaatttgaacCAAGtccaattaaaaagaaaaaagaacaagaaacAGAAGAATCGGAAGAAG gtaTAAAAGGACAAAATGAAGATATTGAACAAAATGGAGAAATTACAACGCAACAAGATGTTATAGATAATCCTTATTTAAGACCAGGAAAAATACCAAAGAATAAAATACCAGGAGTTACAGCTCCTGGATTACATTTAATGAAAAGGGATTCTCTTGAATGA
- the LOC107998041 gene encoding U6 snRNA-associated Sm-like protein LSm8 gives MASGLESYVNHTVSIITSDGRNFIGTLKGFDQTINIILDESHERVYSTTQGVEQVVLGLHIIRGDNVAIVGELDDEMDARLDLSAIRADPLSSIVH, from the exons atggcGTCAGGTTTAGAAAGCTATGTAAATC ATACTGTTTCTATTATTACTTCTGATGGTAGAAACTTTATT gGAACATTGAAAGGTTTTGATCAGactattaacataatattagaTGAATCTCATGAACGTGTATATAGTACAACACAAGGAGTAGAACAAGTAGTATTAGgtttacatattattagaGGTGATAATGT agcaaTTGTAGGAGAATTGGATGACGAGATGGATGCACGTTTAGATCTATCAGCTATAAGAGCAGATCCTTTAAGTTCTATTGTAcattaa